One Sphingomonas sp. LHG3406-1 genomic window carries:
- the polA gene encoding DNA polymerase I: MSDAQPHLYLVDGSSYIFRAYHRLPPLTNRHGMNVGAVYGYTAMLWKLAEGLSRADGPTHLAVILDKGSSSFRNEMYDQYKAHRPPTPEDLVPQLPLIRVATRAFSIPCIEEAGLEADDIIACYVTEAAKRGWKVTVVSSDKDLMQLIDDDKSIDMLDTMNDRKIDRSYVIEKFGVPPEQLGDVLALMGDSVDNVPGVPGIGPKTASQLIQEHGSLEAVLAAAPDIKKPKLRQNLIEHADNARLSRELVRLVCEMNLPEPLDALEMKNIPEEPLREFLLDQGWKTLLNRMVGQGARPSEGERPALAPIPAGPGDPEPISVDRGAYVTIADAGTLAQWIAEARTQGRVAIDLQGDGGHGLSEGLAGVSLALAPGRAAYVPLGHGGGDLLSEGPAQLRLAEGLALLKPLLEDDSVLKIGHNLKEPLKLLSDQGIRVAAAEDVMLASFALDSGRFGHGLDELVKRHFEHECLPLKAVCGTGQKAIRFGDAAIAAATEYAAENADMVWRLWHRLEHRLAAEHATRVYRLVDLPLVPVVGAMERDGIKVDRAYLAELSETFATETARLEEKIYEAAGGPFTIGSPQQLGGVLYDRLGLKGGRKGKSGAYSTDQSELERLEAEGVEVARLVLDWRLLTKLRVTYTDALQAQIDPRSNRVHTRYALAAAQTGRLSSNDPNLQNIPIRTEIGARIRNAFIAEEGFSLLSADYGQIELRLAAHFADVPQLKEAFARGDDIHTITAREVFGDDGKDSRNKAKTINFAILYGISAFGLAGRMGIGRDEAKAMIDRYFERFPGIKDYISTTLSQVRECGFSETLFGRKTHFPNIRSGVMNLRQSAERAAINAPIQGTSADIIKRAMVKMPAALAAAGLTRTRMLLQVHDELVFEVPQGDEERAAAVIRDVMASAAEPVVTLTVPLSVEVGWGANWGVAH; the protein is encoded by the coding sequence ATGTCTGATGCCCAGCCCCATCTCTACCTCGTCGACGGGTCCAGCTACATCTTTCGCGCCTACCACCGGCTGCCGCCGCTGACCAACCGCCACGGCATGAACGTGGGGGCGGTCTACGGCTATACGGCGATGCTGTGGAAGCTGGCGGAAGGGCTGAGCCGCGCCGATGGTCCGACCCACCTGGCGGTGATCCTCGACAAGGGCTCCTCCTCGTTCCGCAACGAGATGTACGACCAGTACAAGGCGCACCGGCCGCCGACGCCCGAGGACCTGGTCCCCCAGCTGCCGCTGATCCGCGTCGCCACCCGCGCCTTTTCCATTCCCTGCATCGAGGAAGCGGGGCTGGAAGCCGACGACATCATCGCCTGCTACGTCACCGAAGCGGCCAAGCGCGGCTGGAAGGTGACCGTCGTCAGCTCCGACAAGGACCTGATGCAGCTGATCGACGACGACAAATCGATCGACATGCTCGATACGATGAACGACCGAAAAATCGACCGCTCCTATGTGATTGAGAAATTTGGTGTTCCGCCCGAACAACTCGGCGACGTGCTCGCGCTGATGGGCGACAGCGTCGACAACGTGCCGGGCGTTCCGGGCATCGGGCCGAAGACCGCCAGCCAGCTCATCCAGGAACATGGCAGCCTGGAAGCGGTGCTGGCCGCCGCGCCGGACATCAAGAAGCCGAAGCTCAGGCAGAATCTCATCGAGCATGCCGACAATGCCCGCCTCAGCCGCGAGCTGGTGCGGCTGGTGTGCGAAATGAACCTGCCCGAGCCGCTCGACGCGCTGGAGATGAAGAACATTCCGGAGGAGCCGCTGCGCGAGTTCCTCCTGGACCAGGGCTGGAAGACCCTGCTCAACCGGATGGTCGGGCAGGGCGCCCGGCCGTCCGAGGGCGAGCGGCCCGCGCTGGCACCGATTCCGGCTGGACCAGGCGATCCGGAGCCGATCAGCGTCGATCGCGGCGCCTATGTCACCATCGCCGATGCCGGGACGCTGGCGCAGTGGATCGCCGAGGCGCGGACGCAGGGCCGGGTCGCGATCGACCTTCAAGGCGACGGCGGCCATGGCCTGTCCGAGGGACTGGCGGGCGTGAGCCTTGCGCTGGCTCCCGGCCGTGCGGCCTACGTCCCGCTTGGTCATGGCGGCGGCGACCTGCTGAGCGAGGGGCCGGCGCAGCTCCGGCTCGCCGAGGGACTGGCGCTGCTGAAGCCGCTGCTGGAGGACGATAGCGTCCTCAAGATCGGCCACAATCTCAAGGAGCCGCTGAAGCTCCTGTCCGACCAGGGCATCCGGGTCGCGGCGGCCGAGGACGTCATGCTGGCCAGCTTTGCGCTCGACAGCGGGCGCTTCGGCCACGGCCTCGACGAATTGGTGAAGCGCCATTTCGAACATGAGTGCCTGCCGCTCAAGGCGGTGTGCGGCACCGGGCAGAAGGCGATTCGCTTCGGCGACGCGGCCATCGCTGCCGCCACCGAATATGCTGCCGAGAATGCCGACATGGTGTGGCGGCTGTGGCACCGGCTGGAGCACCGGCTCGCGGCCGAGCATGCGACGCGCGTCTATCGCCTCGTCGACCTGCCGCTGGTGCCGGTGGTCGGCGCCATGGAGCGCGACGGCATCAAGGTCGACCGCGCCTATCTCGCCGAACTGTCCGAAACCTTCGCGACCGAGACTGCGCGGCTGGAGGAGAAGATCTACGAGGCGGCCGGCGGCCCCTTCACCATCGGATCGCCGCAGCAGCTCGGCGGCGTGCTCTACGACCGGCTCGGGCTCAAGGGCGGGCGCAAGGGCAAGTCAGGCGCCTATTCGACCGACCAGAGCGAGCTCGAGCGGCTGGAGGCCGAGGGCGTCGAGGTCGCGCGGCTGGTGCTCGACTGGCGGCTGCTGACCAAGCTTCGAGTCACCTATACCGATGCGCTGCAGGCGCAGATCGACCCTAGGAGCAACCGGGTCCACACCCGTTATGCGCTGGCGGCGGCGCAGACGGGGCGACTCAGCTCCAACGACCCCAATCTCCAGAACATCCCGATCAGGACCGAGATCGGCGCGCGGATCCGCAACGCCTTCATCGCTGAGGAAGGCTTCAGCTTGCTCAGCGCTGACTACGGCCAGATCGAGCTTCGGCTCGCCGCCCATTTCGCCGACGTTCCGCAGCTCAAGGAGGCCTTCGCCCGCGGCGACGACATCCACACCATCACCGCGCGCGAAGTGTTCGGCGACGACGGCAAGGACAGCCGCAACAAGGCCAAGACGATCAACTTCGCCATCCTCTACGGCATCTCCGCCTTCGGCCTGGCCGGGCGGATGGGCATCGGCCGGGACGAGGCGAAGGCGATGATCGATCGCTATTTCGAGCGCTTCCCCGGCATCAAGGACTATATCTCGACCACCCTCAGCCAAGTCCGCGAATGCGGCTTCAGCGAGACGCTGTTCGGTCGCAAGACGCATTTCCCGAACATCCGGTCGGGCGTCATGAACCTCCGCCAGTCGGCCGAGCGTGCCGCGATCAACGCGCCGATTCAGGGCACCAGCGCCGACATCATCAAGCGCGCCATGGTGAAGATGCCCGCGGCGCTGGCGGCGGCTGGCCTGACCCGCACGCGGATGCTGCTGCAGGTCCACGACGAACTGGTGTTCGAAGTGCCGCAGGGCGACGAAGAACGCGCCGCGGCGGTGATTCGTGACGTCATGGCGTCGGCCGCCGAACCAGTCGTTACGCTGACCGTACCGCTGAGCGTGGAAGTGGGCTGGGGCGCCAACTGGGGCGTCGCGCATTGA
- the nadB gene encoding L-aspartate oxidase, producing MNHSFDVLIIGSGAAGLTAALNLATHRRVAVIAKGALGEGATGWAQGGIAAVLEEGDSFEAHVEDTMVAGAGLNDRHVVEHVVGAAPAAIQRLIELGVPFAEEGGALHLTREGGHSHRRIVHVADATGWAVQQALEKAAAANPNIVLLPDMVAVDLITGRHEERFSTAGSVHGLYAYNRESRKVETLTARATILATGGAGRVYLYSTAPRGATGDGIAMAWRAGCRVSNMEMMQFHPTCLYHLETKNFLITEAVRGEGGILKHPLTGHRFMPDYDERGELAPRDVVARAIDNEIKRDGLDFVHLDISHRDPEFVRAHFPNIYEKLIGLGIDMTEGPIPVVPAQHYTCGGVVVDLAGRTDAPGLYAAGEVTESGLHGANRLASNSLLECLVFGEAAAGDILRRWDELPPVARVREWDESRVTDSDEEVVIAQTWGEIRRFMWNYVGIVRTTKRLERAKRRIDMLRQEVTDYYAHFRVTPDLIELRNLVEVADLIIRSALARRESRGLHFNRDWPKTAARARDTVLVP from the coding sequence GTGAATCACAGCTTCGACGTCCTCATCATCGGCTCGGGCGCGGCCGGGCTGACGGCCGCGCTCAACCTTGCGACCCACCGCCGCGTCGCGGTGATCGCCAAGGGAGCGTTGGGCGAAGGGGCGACCGGCTGGGCACAGGGCGGGATCGCCGCGGTGCTGGAGGAGGGCGACAGCTTCGAGGCGCATGTCGAGGACACGATGGTCGCCGGTGCCGGCCTCAACGACCGCCATGTCGTCGAGCATGTCGTGGGCGCGGCACCCGCCGCCATCCAGCGGCTGATCGAGCTCGGCGTGCCCTTCGCGGAAGAGGGCGGCGCGCTCCACCTGACCCGCGAGGGCGGGCACAGCCACCGCCGGATCGTCCATGTCGCCGACGCCACCGGCTGGGCGGTGCAGCAGGCACTGGAGAAGGCCGCCGCCGCCAATCCCAACATCGTGCTGCTGCCCGACATGGTCGCGGTCGACCTCATCACCGGGCGTCATGAGGAGCGCTTCTCGACAGCCGGAAGCGTCCACGGCCTCTACGCCTACAACCGCGAGAGCCGGAAGGTGGAGACGCTGACCGCCCGTGCGACCATCCTCGCCACCGGCGGGGCGGGCCGGGTCTATCTCTATTCGACCGCGCCGCGTGGCGCGACCGGCGACGGCATCGCCATGGCGTGGCGCGCGGGCTGCCGGGTCTCCAACATGGAGATGATGCAGTTCCACCCGACCTGCCTTTACCATCTCGAGACCAAGAACTTCCTGATCACCGAGGCGGTGCGCGGCGAGGGCGGCATCCTCAAGCATCCGCTCACCGGCCACCGCTTCATGCCCGACTATGACGAGCGCGGCGAGCTTGCCCCGCGCGACGTGGTGGCGCGGGCGATCGACAATGAGATCAAGCGCGACGGCCTCGATTTTGTCCACCTCGACATCTCGCACCGCGATCCCGAGTTCGTCCGCGCGCACTTCCCGAACATCTACGAGAAGCTGATCGGCCTCGGCATCGACATGACCGAGGGGCCGATCCCGGTGGTGCCCGCCCAGCACTACACCTGCGGCGGTGTGGTGGTGGACCTTGCCGGACGGACCGACGCGCCCGGGCTCTATGCCGCCGGCGAGGTGACGGAAAGCGGGCTCCACGGCGCCAACCGCCTCGCGTCCAACTCGCTGCTCGAATGCCTCGTGTTCGGCGAGGCGGCCGCCGGCGACATCCTGCGGCGGTGGGACGAGCTGCCGCCCGTCGCCCGGGTACGCGAGTGGGACGAGAGCCGGGTTACCGACAGTGACGAGGAGGTGGTCATCGCCCAGACCTGGGGCGAGATCCGCCGTTTCATGTGGAACTATGTCGGCATCGTCCGCACCACCAAGCGGCTGGAGCGGGCCAAGCGCCGGATCGACATGCTGCGCCAGGAGGTGACCGATTATTACGCCCACTTCCGGGTGACACCCGACCTGATCGAGCTGCGCAACCTCGTCGAGGTCGCCGACCTCATCATCCGTTCGGCGCTGGCCCGGCGGGAAAGCCGCGGCCTCCACTTCAATCGCGACTGGCCGAAGACTGCCGCACGGGCGCGCGATACGGTGCTGGTGCCCTAA
- a CDS encoding ABC transporter ATP-binding protein, with the protein MSSDQPAIRIEGLGKTYAGGKRALDGVSLEVRQGEFFGLLGPNGAGKSTLINVLAGLVSKSEGKVAIWGFDIDRHPRNAKLSIGIVPQEILFDPFFTPKEALEIQAGLYGVPTNARRTDELLAAMRLTDKANAYARTLSGGMKRRLLVAKAMVHTPPILVLDEPTAGVDIELRQQLWEYVRELHAAGTTVILTTHYLEEAEELCERIAIINHGKVVANEPTATLLSRAQEKNVVVTVDRDLAEVPANICFDKVVLQGERSLAITFAKDKVNAGEVIAALQREGLGIVDVVTKEPDLEDVFLSLVRAK; encoded by the coding sequence ATGAGCAGTGACCAGCCCGCCATCCGAATCGAGGGACTCGGAAAGACCTATGCCGGCGGGAAGCGGGCGCTCGACGGAGTCTCGCTGGAGGTCCGGCAGGGCGAGTTCTTCGGACTGCTCGGGCCCAATGGCGCGGGCAAGTCGACCCTGATCAACGTTCTTGCCGGCCTCGTTTCCAAGAGCGAGGGCAAGGTCGCAATCTGGGGTTTCGACATCGACCGGCACCCGCGCAACGCGAAGCTGTCGATCGGCATCGTGCCGCAGGAAATATTGTTCGATCCCTTCTTCACGCCGAAGGAGGCGCTGGAGATCCAGGCCGGGCTCTACGGCGTGCCGACGAACGCACGGCGGACCGATGAACTGCTCGCGGCCATGCGCCTGACCGACAAGGCCAATGCCTATGCCCGGACGCTGTCGGGCGGCATGAAGCGGCGGCTGCTGGTCGCCAAGGCGATGGTCCATACGCCGCCGATCCTGGTCCTCGACGAGCCGACCGCGGGTGTCGACATCGAGCTTCGCCAGCAATTGTGGGAATATGTGCGCGAGCTTCACGCTGCGGGCACGACGGTCATCCTCACCACCCACTATCTCGAGGAAGCCGAGGAGCTTTGCGAGCGGATCGCCATCATCAACCACGGCAAGGTGGTGGCGAACGAGCCGACCGCGACGCTCCTCTCGCGGGCGCAGGAGAAGAATGTGGTGGTGACGGTCGACCGCGACCTCGCCGAGGTGCCGGCCAATATCTGCTTCGACAAGGTGGTGCTGCAGGGCGAGCGCAGCCTCGCCATCACTTTCGCCAAGGACAAGGTGAACGCAGGCGAGGTGATCGCCGCTCTCCAGCGGGAAGGGCTCGGGATCGTCGACGTGGTGACCAAGGAGCCGGACCTTGAGGATGTGTTCCTGAGCCTGGTGCGGGCGAAGTGA
- a CDS encoding DUF4402 domain-containing protein yields the protein MRFTYALAALAATTAFAAPASAQSFTADSSASIQARALLIQPATIQRVRDLSFGTIVASPTATGVVSVDADTGLRSVDPALTGSTSDVGSNGRFIGNGLPGQVVNLRVSFPSLLTNVQDGSQAVAFTGSLDSASTGLTRTIGLTGVFYVDVGGSIAIGLNQMPGQYEGTVTIDADFQ from the coding sequence ATGCGCTTTACCTATGCCCTTGCGGCGCTCGCCGCCACCACCGCCTTCGCCGCTCCGGCGTCGGCGCAAAGCTTCACCGCCGACAGCTCGGCCTCGATCCAGGCTCGTGCCCTGCTGATCCAGCCGGCCACCATCCAGCGGGTGCGTGACCTCAGCTTCGGCACCATCGTCGCCTCGCCGACCGCCACCGGCGTCGTCAGCGTCGATGCCGACACCGGCCTCCGCAGCGTCGATCCGGCGCTGACCGGCTCGACTTCGGACGTCGGCAGCAACGGCCGCTTCATCGGCAACGGCCTGCCCGGCCAGGTCGTCAACCTGCGCGTCAGCTTCCCGAGCCTGCTCACCAACGTGCAGGACGGCAGCCAGGCGGTCGCGTTCACCGGCTCGCTCGATTCGGCCAGCACCGGCCTTACCCGCACCATCGGCCTGACCGGCGTCTTCTACGTCGACGTGGGCGGCTCCATCGCCATCGGCCTCAACCAGATGCCCGGCCAGTATGAGGGCACCGTCACCATCGACGCCGACTTTCAATAA
- a CDS encoding zinc-finger domain-containing protein codes for MQPPPEVILVTSNAVHCDGSGDISPALGHPRVFLRIDEKGFVECGYCDRRFVLKGGPADDGTAA; via the coding sequence ATGCAGCCGCCTCCCGAAGTCATTCTCGTCACCAGCAACGCCGTCCATTGCGACGGCAGCGGCGACATCAGCCCCGCCCTTGGTCATCCGCGGGTGTTCCTGCGAATCGACGAAAAGGGCTTCGTCGAATGCGGCTATTGCGACCGCCGCTTCGTCCTGAAGGGCGGCCCGGCCGACGACGGCACCGCCGCCTGA
- a CDS encoding NUDIX domain-containing protein, which translates to MNRLLQLGWSARRRLLGLLRLRTRGVKIALFDEAGALLLVRNSYGNSALWVFPGGGAGLREDELSAAKRELHEEVGIDAVELTLIGRYESAAEGKRDRISLYSGWTAGPLMPDSVEIAEARFFAMDALPSATSPATLRRIEEIRRGGPFGGAW; encoded by the coding sequence ATGAACCGCCTGCTTCAGCTCGGCTGGTCCGCGCGCCGCCGCCTGCTCGGCCTTCTCCGCCTGCGCACGAGGGGGGTGAAGATTGCGCTTTTCGACGAGGCGGGCGCGTTGCTGCTGGTGCGCAACAGCTACGGCAACAGCGCGCTCTGGGTGTTTCCCGGCGGCGGCGCCGGCCTGCGTGAGGACGAGTTGTCGGCCGCGAAGCGCGAGTTGCACGAGGAAGTCGGGATCGACGCGGTCGAGCTGACCCTGATCGGCCGCTACGAGTCCGCGGCGGAGGGCAAGCGCGACCGGATCAGCCTCTATTCCGGATGGACGGCCGGGCCGCTGATGCCCGATTCCGTCGAGATTGCCGAAGCGCGCTTCTTCGCCATGGATGCGCTCCCCTCGGCGACATCGCCGGCGACGCTCCGCCGAATCGAGGAAATCAGGCGAGGCGGACCGTTCGGCGGCGCCTGGTAG
- the tldD gene encoding metalloprotease TldD has product MTSPSDPRRFLYSGALDPDEARRLAARHLSAHDDGELYLQYRRSEAFGFDDGRLKTADYHVGQGFGLRGVSGEATAFAHANELSAAAIDRAAETLRLLTPGGRLSSAPPRTNRAQYGSEDPLGQLPFADKVALCQKIDAAARARDPRVAQVSVGLQASWSVVEIVRADGFVATDIRPLVRLNVSIVAEQGGKREMGFHGLGGRYDMARLFDEAQWNRAIDIALDQALVNLDSVAAPAGEMTVVCGPGWPGVLLHEAVGHTLEGDFNRKGTSAFSGRLGQRVAAPGVTVVDDGAMHERRGSLTIDDEGTPTGRTTLIEDGILVGYLQDRLNARLMGVAPTGNGRRESFAHAPMPRMTNTFMLGGRDDPDELVGRVKDGIYAKSFGGGQVDITSGKFVFSCTEAYRIRDGKLGEPLKGATLIGDGPTVLTRVKGIGNDLKLDEGVGICGKAGQSVPAGVGQPTLLIEGLTVGGTA; this is encoded by the coding sequence ATGACCAGTCCGTCCGATCCCCGCCGCTTCCTCTATTCGGGAGCGCTCGACCCGGACGAGGCCCGCCGCCTCGCCGCCCGTCACTTGTCCGCGCATGACGATGGCGAGCTTTACCTCCAGTATCGCCGGAGCGAGGCATTCGGCTTCGACGACGGACGACTGAAGACCGCCGACTATCATGTCGGCCAGGGCTTCGGGCTGCGTGGTGTCAGCGGCGAGGCGACCGCCTTCGCCCACGCCAACGAACTGAGCGCCGCCGCGATCGATCGCGCGGCCGAAACGCTGCGCCTGCTCACCCCCGGCGGCCGGCTCTCGTCCGCGCCGCCGCGCACCAACCGGGCGCAATATGGCAGCGAGGATCCGTTGGGGCAGCTGCCCTTCGCCGACAAGGTCGCCCTCTGCCAGAAGATCGACGCCGCCGCCCGGGCCCGCGACCCGCGCGTGGCCCAGGTCAGCGTCGGCCTGCAGGCGAGCTGGAGCGTGGTCGAGATCGTCCGTGCCGACGGCTTCGTCGCAACCGACATCCGCCCCCTCGTCAGGCTCAACGTGTCGATCGTCGCCGAGCAGGGCGGCAAGCGAGAGATGGGCTTCCACGGCCTTGGCGGGCGTTACGACATGGCCCGGCTGTTCGACGAGGCGCAGTGGAACCGCGCCATCGACATCGCGCTCGACCAGGCGCTGGTGAACCTCGACTCGGTCGCGGCACCGGCCGGCGAGATGACGGTCGTCTGCGGCCCCGGCTGGCCCGGCGTGCTGCTTCACGAAGCGGTCGGCCATACGCTCGAGGGCGACTTCAACCGCAAGGGCACCAGCGCCTTTTCCGGCCGCCTCGGGCAGCGGGTGGCGGCGCCGGGCGTCACGGTGGTCGACGACGGGGCGATGCACGAACGTCGCGGATCGCTGACCATCGACGACGAGGGTACGCCGACCGGCCGCACCACCCTGATCGAGGACGGGATCCTGGTCGGTTATCTCCAGGACCGGCTCAACGCCCGCCTGATGGGCGTCGCGCCGACCGGCAACGGCCGCCGCGAAAGCTTCGCCCATGCGCCCATGCCGCGCATGACCAACACCTTCATGCTCGGCGGCCGGGACGATCCGGACGAACTAGTCGGCCGCGTCAAGGACGGCATCTACGCCAAGAGCTTCGGCGGCGGGCAGGTCGATATCACCAGCGGCAAGTTCGTCTTCTCCTGCACCGAGGCCTATCGGATCCGCGACGGCAAGCTCGGCGAGCCGCTCAAGGGCGCAACGCTGATCGGCGACGGGCCGACGGTGCTGACAAGGGTCAAGGGCATCGGCAACGACCTCAAACTCGACGAGGGCGTGGGCATCTGCGGCAAGGCCGGGCAGAGCGTGCCCGCCGGCGTCGGCCAGCCGACCCTGCTGATCGAAGGGCTGACGGTGGGCGGCACGGCTTGA
- a CDS encoding DUF2007 domain-containing protein has translation MSLVEIARFHTRVEADLARLLLNDSHIETVLFDTEMHNYLGVGWLMPVRLMGLEEDSGDALRILIEGGLLPPG, from the coding sequence TTGAGCCTGGTCGAGATCGCCCGCTTCCACACGCGGGTCGAGGCCGATCTCGCGCGCCTGCTGCTCAACGACAGCCACATCGAAACCGTGCTGTTCGACACGGAGATGCACAATTATCTCGGCGTCGGCTGGCTCATGCCGGTGCGGCTGATGGGCCTGGAGGAGGATAGCGGAGACGCCCTCCGCATCCTCATAGAAGGTGGTCTACTGCCGCCAGGCTGA
- a CDS encoding TIGR01244 family sulfur transferase: MNALRSLDDKVLVSGQIRPEDMEEARRHGVTMIVNNRPDDEEPGQPTSAEVEAAAEAAGIDYRHIPIARGMGPAQVEEMVSALSEVGDGKMLAFCRSGMRSTLAWAVACREQGVPREEVERRAGAAGFSLAAVDHLL, encoded by the coding sequence ATGAACGCGCTGCGATCGCTGGACGACAAGGTGCTGGTATCCGGGCAGATCCGGCCCGAAGACATGGAAGAGGCGCGGCGTCATGGCGTCACCATGATCGTCAACAATCGCCCCGACGACGAGGAGCCCGGGCAGCCGACCAGCGCCGAGGTGGAAGCCGCGGCCGAGGCGGCCGGCATCGACTATCGGCACATTCCGATCGCCCGCGGCATGGGCCCGGCGCAGGTGGAGGAAATGGTGTCGGCGCTGAGCGAGGTGGGCGACGGCAAGATGCTTGCCTTCTGCCGCTCGGGCATGCGTTCGACCCTCGCCTGGGCGGTCGCCTGCCGCGAGCAGGGCGTGCCGCGCGAGGAAGTGGAGCGGCGCGCCGGCGCGGCAGGCTTCAGCCTGGCGGCAGTAGACCACCTTCTATGA
- the recQ gene encoding DNA helicase RecQ gives MTDPHQLLKTVFGFDSFRGVQEEVVGRVLAGRPTLAIMPTGAGKSLCYQLPALALEGTALVISPLIALMHDQIRSAEALGIKAASLTSADDRDTVVRRFLSGELDLLYVAPERATTDGFRRLADRVPLGLIAIDEAHCVSEWGHDFRPDYRLLTRLLDDHREVPRLALTATADPRTRAYILVQLGIPEDGLIISGFDRPNIRYHIRPREQAGRQVLALLAERPGPAIVYAPSRKETESLASQIAASGRPALPYHAGLDPQVRAGNQSTFVASEEMVMAATIAFGMGIDKPDVRTVVHAATPKSIEAYYQETGRAGRDGEPAEAHLLWSAADFALARQRIEREVPAERQADERARLQALAALVETTGCRRAHLLRHFGEDPPAQCGNCDNCLEPPKTTDVTEVARKLLSAAFRTEMRFGVGHLSDVLAGKETDKVFSNNHHQLSVFGICTTDELPLIQPTARALIARDALRADAYGGLSFGPGARGILKGGEEVHVALPPPRRRKARRGGGAGADHPHDPLFEALREVRRTLAKETGVPPYVIFHDSTLREIAAARPASLSELGRVQGVGAAKLERYGEAILDAVAAGAASFEG, from the coding sequence GTGACCGACCCGCATCAGCTTCTCAAGACAGTCTTCGGCTTCGACAGCTTCCGCGGCGTGCAGGAAGAGGTGGTAGGCCGGGTGCTGGCGGGACGGCCGACGCTGGCGATCATGCCGACCGGCGCGGGCAAGAGCCTCTGCTACCAGCTGCCGGCGCTGGCGCTGGAAGGAACGGCGCTGGTGATCAGCCCGCTGATCGCGCTGATGCACGACCAGATAAGGTCGGCCGAGGCGCTGGGGATCAAGGCCGCGTCGCTGACCAGCGCGGACGACCGCGACACGGTGGTGCGGCGGTTCCTCTCGGGCGAGCTCGACCTCCTCTACGTGGCGCCGGAACGGGCGACGACCGACGGCTTCCGCCGGCTGGCCGACCGGGTGCCGCTCGGGCTGATCGCCATCGACGAAGCCCATTGCGTCAGCGAATGGGGGCACGACTTCCGGCCCGACTATCGCTTGCTGACCCGGCTGCTCGACGACCACCGGGAAGTGCCGCGGCTGGCGCTGACCGCCACCGCTGACCCGCGCACCCGCGCCTACATACTGGTCCAGCTCGGCATCCCGGAAGACGGGCTGATCATCTCCGGCTTCGACCGGCCGAACATCCGCTACCACATCCGCCCGCGCGAGCAGGCGGGGCGGCAGGTGCTGGCGCTGCTGGCGGAGCGGCCGGGCCCTGCCATCGTCTATGCGCCAAGCCGGAAGGAGACGGAGAGCCTGGCGTCGCAGATTGCTGCAAGCGGGCGGCCGGCGCTTCCCTATCATGCCGGGCTCGACCCGCAGGTGCGCGCCGGCAACCAGTCGACCTTCGTCGCGTCGGAAGAGATGGTGATGGCCGCGACCATCGCCTTCGGCATGGGGATCGACAAGCCGGACGTGCGGACGGTCGTCCATGCCGCGACGCCCAAGTCGATCGAGGCCTATTATCAGGAGACCGGCCGCGCCGGGCGCGACGGCGAGCCGGCGGAGGCGCATCTCCTCTGGTCGGCAGCCGACTTCGCCCTTGCCCGGCAGCGGATCGAGCGCGAGGTGCCGGCCGAGCGGCAGGCGGACGAACGGGCCCGGCTGCAGGCGCTGGCGGCGCTGGTCGAGACCACCGGCTGCCGCCGCGCGCACCTTCTCCGGCATTTCGGCGAGGATCCGCCTGCGCAGTGCGGCAATTGCGACAATTGCCTCGAGCCGCCGAAGACGACCGACGTGACCGAGGTCGCCCGCAAATTGCTGTCTGCGGCCTTCCGCACCGAGATGCGGTTCGGGGTCGGGCACCTCAGCGACGTGCTGGCGGGGAAGGAGACGGACAAGGTCTTCTCCAACAATCATCACCAGTTGAGCGTGTTCGGCATCTGCACCACCGACGAGCTGCCGCTGATCCAGCCGACCGCGCGGGCGCTGATCGCGCGCGACGCGCTGCGGGCGGATGCCTATGGCGGGCTCAGCTTCGGTCCCGGCGCGCGCGGCATCCTCAAGGGCGGCGAGGAAGTGCATGTCGCACTGCCGCCGCCGCGCCGGCGCAAGGCCCGGCGCGGCGGCGGGGCCGGTGCCGACCATCCGCACGATCCCCTGTTCGAGGCGCTGCGCGAGGTCCGCCGCACGCTGGCGAAGGAGACTGGCGTGCCGCCCTACGTCATCTTCCATGATTCGACCCTGCGCGAGATCGCCGCGGCAAGGCCGGCCAGCCTTTCCGAACTCGGGCGGGTGCAGGGGGTCGGGGCGGCGAAGCTGGAGCGCTATGGCGAGGCCATCCTCGACGCTGTCGCGGCTGGTGCAGCTTCCTTCGAGGGCTAG